Proteins from one Falco cherrug isolate bFalChe1 chromosome 7, bFalChe1.pri, whole genome shotgun sequence genomic window:
- the ZNF710 gene encoding LOW QUALITY PROTEIN: zinc finger protein 710 (The sequence of the model RefSeq protein was modified relative to this genomic sequence to represent the inferred CDS: deleted 2 bases in 2 codons): MRGTRSTAHAAVGGDANDHDSVGRRREMDRFTECGTQTDAVVVLSLAQAAVLGLVSENELLGATVSPSGFFPGLGGELPDTAAVEPGEPEGECRLEGEGQVPGDGQDEDALEAESSLEKHARRRKRPPVRLVPKVKCEKAEVEDDVLYEVSIPGDEEGEQQRSHQSDLQDPSQEQTVQSSAVKMIDLGTFGRKPRRLRHLRRHAHQELEGTERHLRSTGAADGATAGDLRTECAFEAGAPSPSEAEAPAPASPEQVKSEQGFAWQEPGELEAEATGATSERNKKAQLDRLDINVQIDDSYLVEAGDRQKRWQCRMCEKSYTSKYNLVTHILGHNGIKPHSCPHCNKLFKQPSHLQTHLLTHQGTRPHKCEVCSKAFTQTSHLKRHMLLHTDIKPYSCRFCGRGFAYPSELKAHEVKHESGRCHVCVECGLDFSTLTQLKRHLSTHQGPTLYQCLECSKSFHYRSQLQNHMLKHQNVRPFVCTECGMEFSQIHHLKQHSLTHKGVKEFKCEVCGREFTLQANMKRHMLIHTSVRPYQCHICFKTFVQKQTLKTHMIVHSPVKPFKCKVCGKSFNRMYNLLGHMHLHAGSKPFKCPYCSSKFNLKGNLSRHMKVKHGVMDISLDSQDPMMDLAGADHAELDGQQEMDDFEEENSYGYGGVGNPPDEHALTEQAMKEMAYYNML; the protein is encoded by the exons ccatgACAGCGTAGGCAGGCGGCGAGAGATGGATCGCTTCACTGAGTGCGGGACCCAGACGGACGCGGTGGTGGTGCTGTCCCTGGCGCAGGCTGCGGTTCTGGGCTTGGTGTCTGAGAATGAGCTGCTTGGGGCCACAGTCAGCCCCTCGGGCTTCTTCccggggctgggaggggagctgCCGGACACTGCTGCGGTGGAGCCTGGGGAGCCGGAGGGTGAGTGCCGGCTGGAGGGTGAGGGGCAGGTGCCAGGGGATGGGCAGGACGAGGATGCCTTGGAGGCAGAGTCTTCCCTGGAGAAGCATGCCCGGAGGAGAAAGAGGCCTCCGGTGAGGCTGGTGCCCAAGGTCAAGTGTGAGAAGGCAGAGGTGGAGGATGACGTGCTGTATGAAGTGTCCATCCCTGGGGACGAAGAGGGCGAGCAGCAGCGCAGCCACCAGTCCGACCTCCAGgaccccagccaggagcagacGGTGCAGAGCAGCGCCGTGAAGATGATCGACCTCGGCACCTTTGGCAGGAAACCCCGGCGCCTGCGGCACCTGCGCCGGCATGCACACCAGGAGCTGGAGGGCACCGAGCGTCACCTCAGGAGCACTGGTGCAGCAGATGGTGCCACCGCGGGGGACCTGCGGACTGAGTGCGCCTTTGAGGCAGGCGCCCCATCCCCCAGCGAGGCAGAAGCCCCTGCACCAGCATCCCCCGAGCAGGTGAAGAGCGAGCAGGGCTTCGCCTGGCAGGAGCCAGGGGAGCTGGAGGCGGAGGCGACTGGTGCCACCAGCGAGCGCAACAAGAAGGCACAGCTGGACCGACTGGACATCAACGTGCAGATCGATGACTCCTACCTGGTGGAAGCTGGGGACCGCCAGAAGCGCTGGCAGTGCCGCATGTGTGAGAAGTCCTACACCTCCAAGTACAACCTGGTGACCCACATCCTGGGCCACAACGGCATCAAGCCCCACTCCTGCCCCCACTGCAACAAGCTCTTCAAGCAGCCCAGTCACCTGCAGACCCACCTGCTGACCCACCAGGGCACACGGCCCCACAAGTGTGAGGTGTGCAGCAAGGCTTTCACCCAGACCAGCCACCTGAAGCGGCACATGCTGCTGCACACCGACATCAAGCCCTACAGCTGCCGCTTCTGCGGCCGGGGCTTCGCCTACCCCAGCGAGCTGAAGGCACACGAGGTGAAGCATGAGAGCGGCCGCTGCCACGTCTGTGTGGAGTGCGGGCTGGACTTCTCCACGCTCACCCAGCTGAAGCGGCACCTCTCCACGCACCAGGGCCCCACGCTGTACCAGTGCTTGGAGTGCAGCAAGTCCTTCCACTACCGCAGCCAGCTGCAGAACCACATGCTGAAGCACCAGAACGTCCGGCCTTTCGTCTGCACCGAGTGTGGGATGGAGTTCAGCCAGATCCACCACCTCAAGCAGCACTCCCTCACGCACAAG GGTGTGAAGGAGTTCAAGTGCGAGGTGTGCGGGCGGGAGTTTACCCTGCAAGCCAACATGAAGCGGCACATGCTGATCCACACCAGCGTCCGTCCCTACCAGTGTCACATCTGCTTCAAGACGTTTGTGCAGAAGCAGACGCTCAAGACCCACATGATTGTGCAC TCACCGGTGAAGCCGTTCAAATGCAAG GTCTGCGGGAAGTCCTTCAACCGCATGTACAACCTGCTGGGCCACATGCACCTGCATGCGGGGAGCAAGCCCTTCAAGTGT CCCTACTGCTCCAGCAAGTTCAACCTGAAGGGCAACCTGAGCCGGCACATGAAGGTCAAGCACGGGGTGATGGACATCAGCCTGGACAGCCAAG ATCCCATGATGGACCTGGCCGGGGCTGACCACGCCGAGCTGGATGGGCAGCAGGAGATGGATGACTTCGAAGAGGAGAACTCTTATGGCTACGGGGGGGTGGGCAACCCTCCGGATGAGCATGCCCTGACTGAGCAGGCCATGAAGGAGATGGCATACTACAACATGTTGTAG
- the IDH2 gene encoding isocitrate dehydrogenase [NADP], mitochondrial, with product MAARYLRAAPALSRLARCPLPAASVGQRRHYADKRIKVANPVVEMDGDEMTRIIWAFIKEKLILPNVDVQLKYFDLGLPHRDKTDDQVTIDSALATQKYSVAVKCATITPDEARVEEFKLKKMWKSPNGTIRNILGGTVFREPIICKNIPRLVPGWTKPITIGRHAHGDQYKATDFVVGKSGTFKMVFTPKDGSGVKEWEVYNFPGGGVGMGMYNTDESISGFAHSCFQYAIQKKWPLYMSTKNTILKAYDGRFKDIFQEIFDKHYKTEFDKLKIWYEHRLIDDMVAQVLKSSGGFVWACKNYDGDVQSDILAQGFGSLGLMTSVLVCPDGKTIEAEAAHGTVTRHYREHQKGRPTSTNPIASIFAWTRGLEHRGKLDSNPELIKFAQTLEKVCIETVESGTMTKDLAGCIHGLANVKLNEHFVNTTDFLDAIKNNLDKALGKQ from the exons ATGGCCGCCCGCTACCTCCGCGCCGCCCCGGCGCTGAGCCGCCTGgcccgctgccccctccccgccgcctcCGTGGGGCAGCGCCGGCACT ATGCCGACAAGCGGATCAAGGTGGCCAACCCGGTGGTGGAGATGGACGGAGATGAGATGACACGGATCATCTGGGCCTTCATCAAGGAGAAG CTCATCCTGCCCAACGTGGACGTCCAGCTGAAGTATTTTGACCTGGGTCTGCCACACCGGGACAAGACAGACGATCAGGTCACCATCGACTCGGCGCTGGCCACCCAGAAGTACAGCGTGGCTGTGAAGTGTGCCACCATCACGCCGGATGAAGCCAGGGTGGAAg AGTTTAAGCTGAAGAAGATGTGGAAGAGCCCCAATGGCACCATCCGAAACATCCTGGGGGGGACGGTTTTCCGGGAGCCCATCATCTGCAAGAACATCCCCCGCCTGGTGCCTGGCTGGACCAAGCCCATCACCATCGGCAGGCATGCCCATGGCGACCAG TACAAAGCCACCGACTTTGTGGTGGGCAAGTCCGGCACGTTCAAGATGGTCTTCACACCGAAGGATGGCAGCGGGGTGAAGGAGTGGGAGGTGTACAACTTCCCCGGCGGCGGCGTGGGCATGGGCATGTACAACACGGATGAG TCCATCTCGGGCTTTGCTCACAGCTGCTTCCAGTACGCCATTCAGAAGAAGTGGCCTCTCTACATGAGCACCAAGAACACCATCCTCAAAGCCTACGATGGGCGCTTCAAAGACATCTTCCAGGAGATCTTCGATAA GCACTACAAGACAGAGTTTGACAAGCTGAAGATCTGGTACGAGCACCGGCTCATCGATGACATGGTGGCCCAGGTGCTGAAGTCCTCTGGCGGCTTTGTCTGGGCATGCAAGAACTATGATGGGGACGTCCAGTCAGACATCCTGGCCCaag GCTTTGGCTCCCTGGGGCTGATGACCTCTGTCCTGGTGTGTCCGGACGGGAAGACCATCGAGGCTGAGGCAGCCCACGGTACCGTCACCCGCCACTACCGGGAGCATCAGAAG GGACGACCCACCAGCACGAACCCCATCGCCAGCATCTTCGCCTGGACGCGTGGCCTGGAGCACCGGGGCAAGCTGGACAGTAACCCGGAGCTCATCAA gtTTGCTCAGACGCTGGAGAAGGTCTGCATAGAAACGGTGGAGAGCGGGACAATGACGAAGGACCTCGCTGGCTGCATCCATGGTCTCGCCAA TGTGAAGCTGAATGAGCACTTTGTGAACACCACTGACTTCCTCGACGCCATCAAGAACAACTTGGACAAGGCCCTGGGCAAACAGTAG